The DNA segment GACGTCGCCGTGGTCGTGGACAGCGAGGTCAGTGAAGCGACTGTCGGTGTGGTGGTCGTAATCCTCGAAGGATTCAGCGACGGCACGGATGCGCCGCGGGCCGAACCGCGTTCCGGGCTGGTAGGTCGTCGAGCGGTCGAGCGGTGCACCGACGACGACGTACTCGGCGGTCGCTCGATCCGCGTGCGCACCCGGGAACCCCGACATTCAGACGATCTTGCGCTGGCCCTCGTACTCGAGGAACTCGATCTCGTCGTCGGGACTCAGATCGGCCTCGTCGGGACTGACCATCACGAACGTCTCGTAAGTCTCGAGGTCCATAACCTGCAGTTCGTCACTTTCGACGTTGACGACCTGACCCTGCTTGCGCTCGATGATCGGGACCCACACCTTCGCGTCGACCGGCTGGGAGAGCGATCGCTTCTTGCCGTCGAAGACGCCCTTGCCCTCGATTCGAGCCTTGGCGCTGCCGTGTTTGCCCGGCTTGGCCGTGCTGTAACCGGTGATCTTGCACGGCGTCTCGTCCATCATCACGTAGCTGCCCTCGTCGAGCTCGCGGACCTCTGTCTGCTCTTTCGCCATGTAGCGTCGTTGCCCCCCGCCCAGTATAAACGGTTTGGAACGCCGCGAGAACGAAGTCGGTCGCCCGCTCGATCCAGAACGTGCATCCGGGCGCTTTGGCTTTGCGGCACTGCAGCGGCGGGTGACGATCGACCGGAGAGACCGGGCGGGACGTTTACATTACAGCCGGGCGAATCGAGGAGTGAATGGAGGGCGTGCTCTGGCAGTTGCTGGCGAGTTCCCGCGGGGCCGAGACGCGCGCTCACCTCCTGAGAGCGATCGACTCCCGGCCGCGCAATCCCAACCAACTCGCCGACGCCCTGGAAATGGACTACACGACGATCCGTCACCACCTCAGGGTGCTCGAAGAAAACAACGTCGTTACCGCCTCCAGCGACGACTACGGTGCCGTGTACCTGCCGACCGAACAAGTACGGAGTCACTGGGACACTGTCGAAGAGATCCTCGACACCGTCGTAGAGGATTGATCATGGGACGAAATTTGGAAAGTGCATATACTCTCGGCCGATCAAGGGGGTACCGATGGGCGTTTGGATGACTGTCGCGCAGGTCGCCGCCGCGAGCAATCTCGTGCTCATTGGAGCGATGAGTGCCATCTGGTTGCGAAACTACCGCCGCTACGGGGCCAGCCACACGCTGGCGTATCTGGTGTTCGCGGCGTTTCTGCTGGTCGAGAACGTGATCTGGCTGTACCTGTACCTCCTCAACGACGCGTTCGTTGGCTGGTACGCGGTGGCCACGCCGACGATA comes from the Halapricum desulfuricans genome and includes:
- a CDS encoding translation initiation factor IF-5A, with amino-acid sequence MAKEQTEVRELDEGSYVMMDETPCKITGYSTAKPGKHGSAKARIEGKGVFDGKKRSLSQPVDAKVWVPIIERKQGQVVNVESDELQVMDLETYETFVMVSPDEADLSPDDEIEFLEYEGQRKIV
- a CDS encoding winged helix-turn-helix domain-containing protein, giving the protein MEGVLWQLLASSRGAETRAHLLRAIDSRPRNPNQLADALEMDYTTIRHHLRVLEENNVVTASSDDYGAVYLPTEQVRSHWDTVEEILDTVVED